The following proteins are co-located in the Deltaproteobacteria bacterium HGW-Deltaproteobacteria-2 genome:
- a CDS encoding glycosyltransferase yields MQKEATGWDFFDRIYCITLEERADRRQAAATSFAKVGLTGKVEFVLVKPHPLNIEQGMYESHMTCLQKGLEAGAESIIVFEDDVIFDRFEAEHFNQCTQFLAEHPDWKVLLLGALIRSSRKTNNPFIQKVRYQSLAHAYALNRHYAETLAYQPWQGIVIDTIFRPLQDDIYAVYPMFAFQNDFTSDNDKKYKGLERFRRLCGGLERIQKANEFYQRHKFGVITIHILIILSLLCLFCSR; encoded by the coding sequence GTGCAAAAAGAAGCCACTGGCTGGGATTTTTTTGATCGTATCTACTGCATCACTCTGGAAGAGCGCGCCGACCGGCGTCAAGCCGCTGCGACTTCGTTTGCCAAAGTAGGACTGACAGGGAAAGTTGAATTTGTCCTTGTTAAACCGCATCCGTTGAATATCGAACAAGGCATGTATGAATCGCACATGACCTGTCTGCAAAAAGGATTGGAGGCTGGCGCAGAGAGCATCATCGTTTTTGAAGACGACGTTATTTTTGACCGCTTTGAGGCAGAACACTTCAATCAATGCACGCAATTTCTAGCGGAACATCCCGATTGGAAAGTTCTGCTTTTGGGAGCGTTAATCCGCTCCAGCCGTAAAACCAATAATCCATTCATCCAAAAAGTCAGATACCAAAGCCTCGCGCACGCCTATGCTTTAAACAGACATTACGCGGAAACGCTTGCTTACCAGCCCTGGCAGGGAATTGTTATTGATACTATTTTTCGTCCGCTGCAAGATGACATCTACGCTGTTTATCCCATGTTTGCTTTTCAAAACGATTTTACTTCGGACAACGATAAAAAATACAAAGGCCTCGAACGCTTCCGGCGATTGTGCGGCGGACTGGAGCGGATTCAAAAGGCAAACGAATTCTATCAGCGTCATAAATTTGGTGTCATTACTATACATATATTGATTATTTTATCCCTTTTATGTTTGTTCTGCTCCCGATAA